A single window of Methylobacterium nodulans ORS 2060 DNA harbors:
- a CDS encoding phage baseplate assembly protein domain-containing protein — protein MSGRLFRVEHVETDDKGDLQTTTLLGPAGEELKRVHRLQPFGFHSSVPKGAHGLGVQFGGGPEGGRRLNMVLGLEHPDHRPKNREVGSTALYDANGSIVSLVQQNIRVVHSKAVHIVAPEIVLEGTVYLGGKSGAKLVHRKDDLDSDGDIAVGSASKVYAV, from the coding sequence GTGAGCGGACGTCTCTTCCGGGTCGAACATGTCGAGACCGATGACAAGGGCGACCTGCAGACCACGACGCTCCTGGGGCCCGCGGGCGAGGAGCTGAAACGGGTCCACCGCCTTCAGCCTTTCGGTTTCCATTCGAGCGTGCCGAAAGGAGCGCACGGGCTCGGGGTGCAGTTCGGCGGCGGTCCCGAAGGGGGCCGCCGCCTCAACATGGTGCTTGGGCTGGAGCACCCCGACCACCGCCCGAAGAACCGGGAGGTCGGCTCGACCGCGCTCTATGACGCGAACGGCTCGATCGTCTCGCTGGTCCAGCAGAACATCCGGGTCGTGCACTCGAAGGCGGTCCACATCGTCGCCCCGGAGATCGTGCTGGAGGGCACGGTCTACCTCGGCGGCAAGTCGGGCGCGAAGCTCGTCCACCGCAAGGACGACCTCGACAGCGACGGCGACATCGCCGTGGGAAGCGCGTCCAAGGTCTATGCGGTCTGA
- a CDS encoding phage baseplate assembly protein: MSATWEIVTLVVDGQALQGWQQVSVTRSAEAAAISFSLVATNPAWSQQARLLRRGKLVQIYTAPDTEGQGFGSFNPGDADLLCTGYVDDYDVEIGAKGHREVGVSGRSKAGDAIDCPPAKHKTGRVENKDLKGVCDEFDEWGIGFKADIPLKKLRDVQTVPGESFFKTVEREARRIGALLTGQPDGSVKITRAGKTRHAGALVEGQSPVTKWKLRFSIQNKRSPIIVRGQTARGTGGKALRQEEREEDPSVERYRPEILFNEGSDTAKELKRRAKWQQLRRSGSGVTASPCVATWRDAGGKLWEPGFLVAARVPSEDLDQDLAIKTISFVQVMGEGEGAGTYADLVLVEPRTLGGAKSGGGSSSGDLDTGSELGADGEDQGGEEEP, encoded by the coding sequence GTGTCCGCGACGTGGGAGATCGTCACCCTTGTGGTCGACGGACAGGCCCTGCAGGGCTGGCAGCAGGTCAGCGTAACCCGCTCGGCCGAGGCAGCCGCGATCTCCTTCAGCCTCGTGGCCACGAACCCGGCCTGGTCGCAACAGGCCCGCCTTCTGCGCCGCGGCAAGCTGGTGCAGATCTACACCGCTCCCGATACCGAGGGGCAAGGCTTCGGGAGCTTCAATCCCGGAGATGCCGATCTCCTCTGCACCGGTTACGTCGACGATTACGATGTTGAGATCGGCGCGAAGGGTCACCGCGAGGTCGGCGTCTCGGGCCGCTCGAAGGCGGGCGATGCCATCGACTGTCCGCCCGCCAAGCACAAGACCGGCCGGGTCGAGAACAAGGACCTCAAGGGGGTCTGCGACGAGTTCGACGAGTGGGGCATCGGCTTCAAGGCCGACATTCCGCTGAAGAAGCTGCGCGACGTACAGACCGTCCCGGGCGAGAGCTTCTTCAAGACGGTCGAGCGGGAGGCGCGCCGGATCGGCGCGCTTCTCACTGGTCAGCCCGACGGGTCCGTGAAGATCACGCGCGCAGGCAAGACCCGACACGCGGGCGCCCTCGTCGAGGGGCAGTCTCCGGTCACGAAGTGGAAGCTGCGATTCTCGATCCAGAACAAGCGCTCGCCGATCATCGTGCGCGGTCAGACCGCCCGGGGCACAGGCGGCAAGGCCCTGCGCCAGGAGGAGCGGGAAGAGGATCCGAGCGTCGAGCGCTACCGGCCCGAGATCCTGTTCAACGAGGGGTCCGACACCGCCAAGGAACTGAAGCGCCGTGCGAAGTGGCAGCAGCTGCGCCGCTCCGGATCCGGCGTCACCGCGTCGCCTTGCGTCGCGACGTGGCGTGATGCCGGCGGCAAGCTGTGGGAGCCCGGCTTCCTTGTCGCGGCACGGGTGCCGAGCGAGGACCTCGACCAGGACCTCGCGATCAAGACCATCAGCTTCGTGCAGGTGATGGGTGAGGGGGAGGGGGCCGGCACCTATGCCGATCTCGTCCTCGTCGAGCCGCGCACGCTTGGGGGCGCGAAGTCGGGCGGCGGCTCCTCGAGCGGGGATCTCGACACCGGCAGCGAATTGGGCGCCGACGGCGAGGACCAGGGCGGCGAGGAGGAACCGTGA
- a CDS encoding phage GP46 family protein: MQLTITPLADARVVVLPPDIVWLRIDGAPAGRGESGVVGDFRVSTRAADGPVGGLVAANPLRTATIMLLFSDCRVEVHELRPEHRGDRRGWVGDGFDVDTANGEAPLGSKVWLYRRETLSAQIAMQVAAEAKRALNPLLMQRAVARIDTGYDLILENDLLMLFVDLYGRDGRKVYSDRFDMFWGRSDGGL; the protein is encoded by the coding sequence ATGCAGCTCACCATCACGCCGCTCGCGGACGCGCGCGTCGTCGTGCTGCCGCCGGACATCGTCTGGCTGCGTATCGACGGCGCCCCGGCCGGGCGGGGCGAAAGCGGCGTGGTCGGGGACTTCAGGGTCTCGACGCGGGCCGCGGACGGCCCGGTCGGCGGCTTGGTTGCAGCCAACCCGCTGCGCACCGCCACCATCATGCTGCTGTTCTCGGACTGCCGCGTCGAAGTGCATGAGCTTCGGCCCGAGCACCGCGGCGATCGGCGCGGCTGGGTCGGGGATGGGTTTGACGTCGACACGGCGAATGGCGAGGCGCCGCTCGGCTCGAAGGTCTGGCTCTACCGCCGCGAGACGCTGTCCGCGCAGATCGCGATGCAGGTCGCGGCCGAGGCCAAGCGTGCCCTCAATCCGCTCCTCATGCAGAGGGCGGTCGCCCGCATTGATACGGGCTACGACCTCATTCTGGAAAACGACCTCCTGATGCTGTTCGTCGACCTCTACGGCCGTGACGGTCGCAAGGTCTATTCCGATCGATTCGACATGTTTTGGGGGCGCAGCGATGGCGGGCTATAA